The following proteins come from a genomic window of Pseudomonas sp. MAG733B:
- a CDS encoding LysR family transcriptional regulator, with product MDLANLNAFIAIAETGSFSGAGERLHLTQPAISKRIAGLEQQLKVRLFDRLGREVGLTEAGRALLPRAYQILNVLDDTRRALTNLTGEVTGRLTLATSHHIGLHRLPPLLREFTRRYPEVALDIQFLDSEVAYEEILHGRAELAVITLAPEPHALVKATPVWDDPLDFVVAPEHSLLNNGKVSLADIARHPAVFPGGNTFTHHIVQRLFEAQGLTPNIAMSTNYLETIKMMVSIGLAWSVLPRTMLDDQVARIPLPGIQLSRQLGYILHTERTLSNAARAFMALLDAQIDLPGTQG from the coding sequence ATGGACCTGGCCAACCTGAATGCCTTTATTGCCATCGCCGAGACCGGAAGTTTCTCCGGTGCGGGCGAACGGCTGCACCTGACACAGCCGGCGATCAGCAAGCGCATCGCCGGGCTGGAGCAGCAATTGAAGGTACGACTGTTTGATCGATTGGGCCGCGAAGTCGGACTGACCGAGGCCGGTCGCGCCCTGCTGCCGCGGGCCTACCAGATTCTGAATGTCCTTGATGATACGCGCCGCGCCTTGACCAACCTCACCGGCGAGGTGACCGGTCGTCTGACCCTGGCCACCAGTCACCACATCGGCCTGCACCGTTTGCCGCCCTTATTAAGGGAGTTCACTCGACGTTATCCCGAGGTCGCGCTGGATATTCAGTTTCTCGATTCGGAAGTGGCCTACGAAGAAATCCTCCATGGCCGCGCGGAACTGGCGGTGATTACCCTCGCGCCGGAGCCCCACGCCTTGGTCAAGGCCACGCCGGTGTGGGACGACCCGCTGGATTTCGTGGTCGCCCCGGAGCATTCGCTGCTCAATAACGGCAAGGTCAGCCTCGCGGACATCGCCCGCCACCCGGCGGTGTTCCCCGGTGGCAACACCTTTACCCACCACATCGTCCAGCGCCTGTTTGAGGCCCAGGGCCTGACGCCGAACATCGCCATGAGCACCAATTACCTGGAAACCATCAAGATGATGGTGTCGATTGGCCTGGCCTGGAGCGTGCTACCGCGCACCATGCTTGACGATCAAGTTGCGCGAATACCTTTGCCGGGCATACAACTGTCTCGCCAGCTAGGCTATATCCTGCACACGGAACGGACGCTGTCGAATGCCGCACGGGCCTTCATGGCCTTGCTGGACGCTCAAATCGATCTGCCAGGGACTCAAGGCTAA
- the leuC gene encoding 3-isopropylmalate dehydratase large subunit codes for MAGKTLYDKLWDSHLVKQRDDGSALIYIDRHIIHEVTSPQAFEGLRLAGRKPWRIDANIATPDHNVPTTPERKGGIEAIADQVSRLQVQTLDDNCDEYGIVEFKMNDIRQGIVHVIGPEQGATLPGMTVVCGDSHTSTHGAFGALAHGIGTSEVEHVLATQCLVAKKMKNMLVSVEGKLPFGVTAKDIVLAVIGKIGTAGGNGHAIEFAGSAIRDLSVEGRMTICNMSIEAGARVGLVAADEKTVAYVKGRPFAPKGAEWDLAVEAWKDLVSDADAKFDTIVELDATQIKPQVSWGTSPEMVLAVDQNVPDPAKEMDLVKRGSIERALKYMGLTANQAITDIQLDRVFIGSCTNSRIEDLRAAAVIAKGRKVASTIKQAIVVPGSGLVKAQAESEGLDKIFLEAGFEWREPGCSMCLAMNPDRLESGEHCASTSNRNFEGRQGAGGRTHLVSPAMAAAAAVNGRFVDVRELIQGAQ; via the coding sequence ATGGCCGGCAAAACGCTCTACGACAAGCTCTGGGATTCGCATTTGGTCAAGCAGCGCGACGATGGCTCTGCGCTGATCTACATCGATCGTCACATCATCCACGAAGTGACCTCGCCGCAAGCCTTCGAAGGCCTGCGTCTGGCCGGGCGCAAGCCTTGGCGCATCGATGCCAACATCGCGACCCCGGACCACAACGTACCGACCACCCCTGAGCGCAAGGGCGGCATAGAAGCCATTGCCGATCAGGTCTCGCGTTTGCAAGTCCAGACCCTCGACGACAACTGCGATGAATACGGCATCGTCGAGTTCAAGATGAACGATATCCGCCAAGGCATCGTCCACGTCATCGGCCCGGAGCAGGGCGCTACCTTGCCGGGCATGACCGTGGTCTGCGGCGACTCCCATACCTCGACCCACGGCGCATTCGGCGCTCTGGCTCACGGTATCGGCACTTCCGAGGTCGAGCACGTGCTCGCCACTCAGTGCCTGGTCGCCAAGAAAATGAAAAACATGCTGGTGTCGGTCGAGGGCAAATTGCCGTTCGGCGTGACCGCCAAGGACATCGTCCTCGCGGTGATCGGCAAGATCGGCACCGCCGGCGGTAACGGCCACGCCATCGAATTCGCCGGCAGCGCGATTCGCGACCTGTCCGTTGAAGGCCGCATGACCATCTGCAACATGTCCATCGAGGCCGGCGCTCGCGTAGGTCTGGTGGCGGCTGACGAAAAAACCGTGGCCTACGTGAAGGGCCGTCCATTTGCTCCCAAAGGCGCGGAATGGGACTTGGCCGTCGAAGCCTGGAAAGACCTGGTGTCCGATGCCGATGCGAAGTTCGACACCATCGTCGAGCTCGACGCGACCCAGATCAAGCCGCAAGTCAGCTGGGGCACTTCGCCTGAAATGGTATTGGCTGTGGATCAGAACGTGCCGGATCCTGCGAAGGAAATGGACCTGGTCAAGCGCGGTTCCATCGAGCGTGCCTTGAAATACATGGGTTTGACCGCCAATCAGGCGATCACCGACATTCAGCTGGATCGCGTGTTCATCGGCTCTTGCACCAACTCGCGGATCGAAGATTTGCGCGCTGCGGCAGTGATCGCCAAGGGCCGCAAAGTGGCTTCGACCATCAAGCAGGCCATCGTGGTGCCGGGCTCGGGTCTGGTGAAGGCGCAGGCTGAATCGGAAGGCCTGGACAAGATTTTCCTCGAGGCCGGTTTCGAATGGCGCGAGCCAGGTTGCTCGATGTGCCTGGCGATGAACCCGGACCGCTTGGAGTCGGGCGAGCATTGCGCCTCGACGTCCAACCGTAACTTCGAAGGCCGTCAGGGCGCCGGTGGTCGTACTCACCTCGTCAGCCCGGCCATGGCCGCCGCCGCCGCTGTGAACGGTCGTTTCGTCGACGTCCGTGAATTGATCCAGGGAGCGCAGTAA
- the leuD gene encoding 3-isopropylmalate dehydratase small subunit, translating to MRAFTQHTGLVAPLDRANVDTDQIIPKQFLKSIKRTGFGPNLFDEWRYLDVGQPYQDNSKRPLNKDFVLNAERYQGASVLLARENFGCGSSREHAPWALEEYGFRSIIAPSYADIFFNNSFKNGLLPIILSDAEVDELFEQVEADPGYQLQVDLQAQTVTRPDGKVLDFEIDAFRKHCLLNGLDDIGLTLQDGDAIATFEAKHRASQPWLFRDA from the coding sequence ATGAGAGCATTTACCCAACATACTGGACTTGTCGCGCCTTTGGATCGTGCCAACGTCGACACCGATCAGATCATTCCGAAGCAGTTCTTGAAGTCGATCAAGCGCACCGGTTTCGGTCCGAACCTGTTCGATGAATGGCGCTACCTTGATGTGGGGCAGCCGTACCAGGACAACTCCAAGCGTCCGTTGAACAAGGATTTCGTCCTCAACGCCGAGCGTTATCAAGGCGCCAGCGTGTTGCTGGCCCGCGAGAACTTCGGTTGCGGCTCCAGCCGTGAGCACGCGCCATGGGCGCTGGAAGAATACGGTTTCCGCAGCATCATCGCGCCGAGCTACGCCGACATCTTCTTCAACAACAGCTTCAAGAACGGCTTGCTGCCGATCATCTTGAGCGACGCTGAAGTCGATGAGCTGTTCGAGCAGGTTGAAGCCGATCCGGGCTATCAATTGCAGGTTGATCTGCAAGCCCAGACCGTGACCCGTCCGGACGGCAAGGTGTTGGACTTTGAAATCGATGCTTTCCGCAAACACTGCTTGCTCAACGGTCTGGACGATATCGGCCTGACCTTGCAGGACGGCGATGCGATTGCGACGTTTGAAGCCAAGCACCGTGCGAGCCAGCCGTGGTTGTTTCGCGACGCTTGA
- a CDS encoding class I SAM-dependent methyltransferase: MTSTAQHTQVVQKQFGEQASAYLSSAVHAQGTEFALLQAELAGQGEARVLDLGCGAGHVSFHVASLVKEVVAYDLSQQMLDVVTAAAVDRGLSNVSTVNGAAERLPFADGEFDFVFSRYSAHHWSDLGLALREVRRVLKPGGVAAFIDVLSPGSPLFDTYLQSVEVLRDTSHVRDYSAGEWLRQVSEAGLHTRSTTRQRLRLEYNSWVERMRTPQVMRAAIRELQQSMGNEVREYFEIEADGSFSTDVLVLMAER; this comes from the coding sequence ATGACCAGCACTGCCCAGCACACCCAGGTAGTTCAGAAGCAATTCGGTGAACAGGCTTCGGCCTATCTGAGCAGCGCCGTACACGCTCAAGGCACCGAATTCGCGCTGCTACAGGCCGAGTTGGCGGGGCAGGGCGAGGCCAGGGTTCTGGACTTGGGCTGTGGCGCCGGCCACGTGAGTTTTCACGTCGCCTCGTTGGTGAAAGAAGTGGTGGCCTATGACCTGTCGCAGCAAATGCTCGACGTGGTGACGGCTGCTGCTGTCGACCGTGGCTTGAGCAACGTGTCCACGGTCAACGGTGCCGCCGAGCGTCTGCCATTCGCCGACGGCGAGTTCGATTTCGTCTTCAGCCGTTATTCGGCGCATCACTGGAGCGATCTCGGCCTGGCCCTGCGCGAAGTACGCCGGGTGTTGAAGCCGGGTGGCGTGGCGGCGTTCATCGATGTGTTGTCACCGGGCAGCCCGTTGTTCGACACTTACCTGCAAAGCGTCGAAGTGCTGCGCGACACCAGCCATGTGCGCGATTATTCCGCCGGTGAGTGGTTGCGTCAGGTCAGCGAAGCGGGGTTGCATACCCGCAGTACCACGCGTCAGCGTCTGCGCCTGGAATACAACAGCTGGGTCGAACGCATGCGCACACCGCAAGTGATGCGTGCAGCGATCCGCGAACTGCAGCAATCGATGGGCAACGAAGTACGCGAATATTTTGAGATTGAGGCCGATGGTTCGTTCAGTACGGATGTACTCGTGCTGATGGCTGAACGATAA
- the leuB gene encoding 3-isopropylmalate dehydrogenase, translated as MSKQILILPGDGIGPEIMAEAVKVLELANDKYSLGFELSHDVIGGAAIDKHGVPLADETLDRARAADAVLLGAVGGPKWDAIERDIRPERGLLKVRAQLGLFGNLRPAILYPQLAEASSLKADIVSGLDILIVRELTGGIYFGAPRGTRTLENGERQSYDTLPYSESEIRRIARVGFDMAMVRGKKLCSVDKANVLASSQLWREIVEEVAKDYPQVELSHMYVDNAAMQLVRAPKQFDVIVTDNMFGDILSDQASMLTGSIGMLPSASLDTNNKGMYEPCHGSAPDIAGKGIANPLATILSVSMMLRYSFNQQAAADAIEKAVSLVLDQGLRTGDIWSAGCTKVGTQEMGDAVVAALRNL; from the coding sequence ATGAGCAAGCAGATTCTGATTCTCCCAGGTGACGGTATTGGCCCGGAAATCATGGCCGAAGCGGTCAAGGTGCTGGAGCTGGCCAACGACAAGTACAGCCTGGGCTTCGAGCTGAGCCACGACGTGATCGGCGGCGCCGCCATCGACAAGCACGGCGTGCCGCTGGCCGACGAAACCCTGGACCGTGCCCGCGCGGCCGATGCAGTGCTGCTGGGCGCCGTTGGCGGCCCGAAATGGGACGCCATCGAACGTGACATCCGCCCTGAGCGCGGCCTGCTGAAAGTTCGTGCGCAACTGGGCCTGTTCGGCAACCTGCGTCCGGCGATCCTCTACCCGCAGCTGGCCGAGGCTTCCAGCCTGAAAGCGGACATCGTTTCCGGCCTGGACATCCTGATCGTTCGCGAACTGACCGGCGGCATCTACTTCGGCGCGCCACGCGGCACCCGCACCCTGGAAAACGGCGAGCGTCAGTCCTACGACACCCTGCCGTACAGCGAAAGCGAAATCCGTCGCATCGCCCGTGTCGGTTTCGACATGGCGATGGTCCGTGGCAAGAAGCTGTGCTCGGTGGACAAGGCCAACGTGCTGGCGTCCAGCCAACTGTGGCGTGAAATCGTCGAAGAAGTGGCCAAGGATTACCCGCAAGTCGAACTGAGCCACATGTACGTCGACAACGCCGCGATGCAACTGGTGCGTGCACCGAAGCAGTTCGACGTGATCGTCACCGACAACATGTTCGGCGACATTCTGTCCGATCAGGCTTCGATGCTCACCGGTTCCATCGGTATGCTGCCTTCGGCGTCCCTGGACACCAACAACAAGGGCATGTACGAGCCGTGCCACGGTTCGGCGCCAGATATCGCCGGCAAAGGCATCGCCAACCCGCTGGCGACCATTTTGTCGGTGTCGATGATGTTGCGTTACAGCTTCAACCAGCAGGCCGCGGCCGATGCCATCGAAAAAGCCGTCAGCCTGGTGCTGGATCAGGGCTTGCGCACCGGTGACATCTGGTCGGCCGGTTGCACTAAAGTCGGTACGCAGGAAATGGGCGACGCAGTAGTCGCCGCGCTGCGGAATCTGTAA
- the asd gene encoding aspartate-semialdehyde dehydrogenase yields MKRVGLIGWRGMVGSVLMQRMLEEQDFDLIEPVFFTTSNVGGQGPSVGKDIAPLKDAYSIEELKTLDVILTCQGGDYTSEVFPKLREAGWQGYWIDAASSLRMQDDAVIVLDPVNRKVIDQQLDAGTKNYIGGNCTVSLMLMGLGGLFEAGLVEWMSAMTYQAASGAGAQNMRELIKQMGATHAAVADQLADPASAILDIDRRVAEAMRSDAYPTENFGVPLAGSLIPWIDKELPNGQSREEWKAQAETNKILGRFKSPIPVDGICVRIGAMRCHSQALTIKLNKDVPMADIEGLISQHNPWVKLVPNNRDISIQELSPNKVTGTLNIPVGRLRKLNMGSQFLGAFTVGDQLLWGAAEPLRRMLRILLER; encoded by the coding sequence ATGAAACGTGTAGGTCTGATCGGTTGGCGCGGTATGGTCGGTTCCGTGCTCATGCAGCGGATGCTGGAAGAGCAGGATTTCGATCTTATCGAGCCGGTGTTTTTCACCACTTCCAATGTCGGTGGCCAAGGCCCGTCCGTGGGCAAGGACATTGCTCCGCTCAAGGACGCTTACAGCATTGAAGAGCTGAAAACCCTCGACGTGATTCTGACCTGCCAGGGTGGCGACTACACCAGCGAAGTGTTCCCCAAGCTGCGCGAAGCCGGCTGGCAGGGTTACTGGATCGACGCCGCTTCCAGCCTGCGCATGCAGGATGACGCGGTCATCGTTCTGGACCCGGTCAACCGCAAGGTTATCGACCAGCAACTGGACGCGGGCACCAAGAACTACATCGGCGGCAACTGCACCGTCAGCCTGATGCTGATGGGCCTGGGCGGTCTGTTCGAAGCCGGTCTGGTCGAGTGGATGAGCGCCATGACTTATCAGGCGGCCTCCGGTGCCGGCGCGCAGAACATGCGTGAATTGATCAAGCAAATGGGCGCGACCCACGCCGCTGTCGCCGATCAACTGGCCGACCCGGCCAGCGCGATCCTCGACATCGACCGTCGTGTGGCCGAAGCCATGCGCAGCGACGCGTACCCAACCGAAAACTTCGGCGTACCGCTGGCCGGCAGCCTGATCCCGTGGATCGACAAGGAACTGCCGAACGGTCAGAGCCGCGAAGAGTGGAAGGCCCAGGCCGAGACCAACAAGATCCTCGGTCGCTTCAAGAGTCCGATCCCGGTGGATGGCATCTGCGTGCGCATCGGCGCCATGCGCTGCCACAGCCAGGCGCTGACCATCAAGCTGAACAAAGACGTGCCAATGGCCGATATCGAAGGGCTGATCAGCCAGCACAACCCTTGGGTCAAGCTGGTGCCGAACAACCGCGATATCAGCATTCAGGAGCTGAGCCCGAACAAGGTCACCGGCACCCTGAACATTCCGGTCGGCCGTTTGCGCAAGCTGAACATGGGTTCGCAGTTCCTTGGCGCGTTCACCGTCGGCGACCAACTGCTGTGGGGCGCGGCCGAACCGCTGCGTCGAATGCTGCGGATCCTGCTTGAGCGTTGA
- a CDS encoding aspartate-semialdehyde dehydrogenase, which yields MSQSIDIAVIGATGTVGETLVQILEERDFPVGNLHLLASSESAGSSVPFRGKNVRVREADEFDFSKVQLVFFAAGPAATLSFASRATAAGCSIIDLSGALPADQAPQVVPEANAQVLAGLKKPFQVSSPSPSATTLAVVLAPLLGLLDLQRVSLTASLAVSAQGREAVSELARQTAELLNVRPLEPKFFDRQMAFNLLAQVGKQDEQGHTLLEKRLVRELRQVMALPSLKISVTCIQAPVFFGDSYSVTLQSASDIDLTKVNAALEDAPGIELVEAGDYPTAVGDAVGQDVVYVGRVRHGIDDLSELNMWLTSDNVRKGAALNAVQLAELLIKDLL from the coding sequence ATGAGCCAGTCCATTGATATTGCCGTGATCGGCGCCACCGGTACTGTCGGCGAAACGCTGGTGCAGATTCTCGAAGAGCGCGACTTCCCGGTCGGCAACCTGCACTTGCTGGCCAGTAGCGAATCCGCCGGCAGTTCGGTGCCGTTTCGCGGCAAGAACGTGCGTGTGCGCGAAGCCGATGAGTTCGACTTCAGCAAAGTGCAACTGGTGTTCTTTGCCGCAGGCCCGGCAGCGACCCTGAGTTTCGCTTCCCGCGCCACCGCTGCCGGTTGCTCGATCATCGACCTGTCCGGCGCCTTGCCCGCCGATCAAGCGCCGCAAGTGGTGCCGGAAGCCAACGCGCAAGTACTGGCCGGTCTGAAAAAGCCATTCCAGGTCAGCAGCCCGAGCCCATCGGCCACCACTTTGGCGGTGGTGCTCGCGCCATTGCTGGGCTTGCTCGATTTGCAGCGCGTCAGCCTGACCGCCAGCCTGGCGGTGTCGGCTCAAGGTCGCGAGGCTGTCAGCGAGCTGGCGCGGCAGACCGCCGAGCTATTGAATGTGCGCCCGCTGGAGCCGAAGTTCTTTGATCGGCAGATGGCCTTCAACCTGCTGGCACAAGTCGGCAAGCAGGACGAGCAGGGTCATACGCTGCTGGAAAAACGCCTGGTGCGAGAGCTGCGGCAGGTCATGGCACTGCCTTCTCTGAAAATATCCGTCACTTGCATTCAAGCCCCGGTGTTTTTTGGCGATAGCTATAGCGTGACCCTGCAGTCCGCGAGCGATATCGACCTGACGAAAGTCAACGCTGCACTGGAAGACGCACCCGGCATCGAACTGGTCGAGGCCGGTGATTATCCGACTGCGGTCGGCGATGCGGTGGGGCAGGATGTGGTCTACGTTGGTCGGGTTCGCCATGGTATCGACGACCTGTCGGAACTAAATATGTGGCTGACGTCAGATAACGTACGCAAGGGCGCCGCGCTCAATGCTGTGCAGCTGGCTGAGTTGTTGATTAAAGACCTGCTGTAA
- a CDS encoding FimV/HubP family polar landmark protein, with product MVQVRKLVLAIAAASALSSGMAHALGLGELTLKSTLNQPLVAEIELLDVKDLTAAEVVPSLASPEDFAKAGVDRQAFLNDLTFTPVLNASGKSILRVTSSKPLSEPMVKFLVQVMWPNGRLLRDYSVLLDPSKFSPQTAEAAAQPAPTGTTPVTGATQPSQYTTTPRDTLWEIAAKARNGGSIQQTMLAIQALNPDAFIDGNINRLKTGQVLRLPDQTQSTNLPQPKAIAEVAAQNTAWRQGRRYVAKPGTGQQQLDATNRGRGDAPATQTGQDKLSLVSAESGKAGGKGQAGDAKALGNKLAVTQESLDTTRRDNAELKSRVADLQSQMDKLQRLIELKNNQLAKLQAEGAAGAPAAATAATAPAITAELAPNPTATPAEPVAAVPAAPEATPAPAEQPVEPKPAASDEQKFNELLTNPWLLGLAGGGAVVVLLLLLLLARRRKAQQEAEKHLRMARALSEEQEFSAELDLPESSFEGLEVPPPSVKLATAPAPAPAPVITPVVVTPPIAAPLVAPAAERSDDVLGQAQSHIAAGRLNQAAALLEDGIKQEPQRSDLRLKLMEVYGLQGDRDAFVVQERQLVANGDNFAQVEKLKSRFPAMALVAAGGIAAAAVAAELDAQYVKDLLLDEPQALESEPAPIDDDFDSAFDLSLDDLENVAPAAAEPVPAPAVDDLDSAFDLSLDDLDNITPAAAAPAPQAEPEPIATLDELEDFPLDDDLSFESVLQQQTEIKENLDDLSDFDLDMDLGAEPSPAILAEDDFLLDLDEGVKDLPPVEAPTVAEAPLDDLELPADFDLSLADEMDAATTPNAFESELDDVNAELDRLSQSISEPTFTVDDALATVDDEPDFDFLSGTDEVATKLDLAQAYIDMGDNDGARDILNEVVTEGDAGQKSEAKEMLSRLA from the coding sequence ATGGTTCAAGTTCGCAAACTGGTGTTAGCAATAGCGGCCGCCTCGGCGCTGTCCTCCGGTATGGCGCATGCCCTCGGGCTCGGGGAGCTGACCCTGAAATCGACGCTCAACCAGCCGCTGGTGGCGGAAATCGAGCTGCTCGATGTCAAGGATCTGACCGCTGCCGAAGTGGTGCCGAGCCTGGCTTCGCCTGAAGATTTCGCCAAGGCGGGTGTCGACCGCCAGGCGTTTCTCAACGACTTGACCTTTACCCCGGTGCTTAACGCCAGTGGTAAAAGCATCCTGCGTGTGACTTCCAGCAAGCCGCTCTCCGAACCGATGGTGAAATTCCTGGTTCAAGTGATGTGGCCCAACGGTCGTTTGCTGCGCGACTACAGCGTGCTGCTCGATCCGTCCAAATTCTCGCCGCAAACCGCTGAAGCGGCTGCGCAGCCGGCGCCGACCGGCACCACGCCTGTCACCGGCGCAACCCAGCCGTCCCAATACACCACCACGCCGCGCGACACCCTTTGGGAAATCGCAGCGAAGGCGCGTAATGGCGGTTCGATTCAACAAACCATGCTGGCGATCCAGGCGCTGAACCCGGATGCCTTCATCGACGGCAACATCAATCGCTTGAAAACCGGGCAAGTGCTGCGCCTGCCGGATCAAACGCAAAGCACCAACCTGCCGCAACCCAAGGCCATTGCCGAAGTGGCGGCGCAGAACACCGCGTGGCGTCAGGGTCGTCGTTATGTGGCGAAGCCTGGCACCGGGCAGCAGCAACTCGATGCGACCAATCGCGGTCGTGGTGACGCGCCAGCCACGCAAACCGGTCAGGACAAGCTGAGCCTGGTTTCCGCCGAGTCCGGCAAGGCCGGTGGCAAAGGTCAGGCAGGTGATGCCAAGGCTTTGGGCAACAAACTGGCCGTCACCCAGGAAAGCCTCGACACGACCCGTCGTGACAATGCCGAGCTGAAAAGTCGCGTGGCCGATCTGCAAAGTCAGATGGACAAGCTGCAACGCCTGATCGAACTGAAGAACAATCAACTGGCCAAGTTGCAAGCCGAAGGTGCCGCGGGTGCGCCGGCTGCCGCTACTGCCGCGACCGCTCCGGCGATCACCGCTGAGCTGGCGCCCAATCCGACTGCAACGCCTGCCGAGCCTGTGGCTGCGGTGCCGGCAGCTCCTGAAGCCACTCCGGCGCCAGCCGAACAACCCGTCGAGCCAAAACCGGCTGCCTCCGACGAGCAGAAGTTCAACGAGTTGCTGACCAACCCATGGCTATTGGGTCTGGCCGGTGGCGGGGCGGTAGTCGTTTTGCTGTTGTTGCTGTTGCTGGCACGTCGCCGCAAAGCCCAGCAGGAAGCCGAGAAACACCTGCGCATGGCCCGTGCCTTGTCCGAAGAGCAAGAGTTCTCCGCCGAACTCGACCTGCCGGAAAGCAGCTTCGAAGGCCTGGAAGTTCCACCGCCAAGCGTGAAGCTTGCGACCGCTCCGGCACCTGCGCCAGCGCCAGTGATTACCCCGGTTGTGGTAACGCCACCGATTGCAGCGCCGCTGGTCGCTCCAGCCGCCGAGCGTTCGGACGATGTGTTGGGTCAAGCCCAGTCGCACATCGCTGCCGGTCGCCTGAACCAGGCTGCCGCGCTGCTGGAAGATGGCATCAAGCAAGAGCCGCAGCGCAGTGATCTGCGTCTCAAGCTGATGGAAGTCTACGGTCTGCAGGGCGACCGCGATGCGTTCGTGGTTCAAGAGCGTCAGTTGGTGGCCAATGGCGACAACTTCGCCCAGGTCGAAAAACTGAAAAGCCGTTTCCCGGCCATGGCGCTGGTCGCTGCTGGCGGTATCGCGGCTGCTGCCGTCGCGGCCGAGCTGGACGCGCAATACGTCAAGGATCTGTTGCTGGATGAGCCGCAAGCACTAGAATCAGAGCCCGCGCCAATTGACGACGACTTCGACAGTGCTTTCGATCTGAGTCTCGACGACCTGGAAAACGTTGCGCCGGCCGCGGCTGAACCCGTTCCAGCCCCGGCCGTCGACGACCTCGACAGTGCTTTCGATCTGAGTCTTGATGACCTGGACAACATCACTCCGGCAGCTGCTGCGCCAGCGCCGCAGGCGGAACCGGAACCGATTGCGACTCTGGACGAGCTGGAAGATTTCCCGCTGGACGACGACCTGAGCTTCGAGTCGGTGTTGCAGCAGCAGACTGAAATCAAGGAAAACCTCGACGACCTGTCGGATTTCGATCTGGACATGGACCTCGGTGCCGAACCGTCTCCGGCCATTCTGGCGGAAGACGATTTCCTGCTGGATCTGGATGAGGGCGTGAAGGATCTGCCGCCGGTCGAAGCGCCAACCGTGGCCGAAGCACCGCTGGACGACCTGGAGCTGCCGGCCGATTTCGACTTGTCGCTGGCCGACGAGATGGACGCTGCAACGACTCCGAATGCATTCGAGTCCGAGCTGGATGACGTCAACGCCGAACTGGATCGCCTGTCCCAGAGCATCAGCGAGCCAACGTTCACCGTGGATGATGCCTTGGCTACCGTGGACGACGAGCCGGACTTCGATTTCTTGTCCGGCACCGACGAAGTCGCTACCAAACTCGATCTGGCCCAGGCCTACATCGACATGGGTGACAACGACGGCGCCCGCGACATCCTCAATGAGGTGGTAACCGAAGGCGATGCCGGGCAGAAGAGCGAAGCCAAGGAGATGCTTTCGCGTCTGGCTTGA